In Drosophila nasuta strain 15112-1781.00 chromosome 2R, ASM2355853v1, whole genome shotgun sequence, a single genomic region encodes these proteins:
- the LOC132786428 gene encoding tetratricopeptide repeat protein 12-like isoform X1 has translation MSAHRHSELHEDFLLKPSKVDDVIKLLNEIAKSSKDKTEVDISAGVTDTSFMVLNRIGTGERPKSSIRRTTLKISNMNQLTFMRQINVSEEERHKVRIERMSVANSFRRLGNLEYRKLNYDKAIDYYSKGLNYIVDSPVLYVNRSLCNIKKREYKRALLDLDHVLNNLDEICLRALLYKAGTLKRMNNETGFEQCVQTARRYHRSESTYIDYFLDKMRSDF, from the exons ATGTCTGCGCACAGACACAGCGAGTTGCATGAGGATTTCCTATTGAAACCCTCAAAGGTCGATGATGTCATTAAATTGCTCAACGAAATTGCCAAAAGCAGCAAGGATAAGACTGAAGTGGACATCAGTGCAGGAGTTACGGACACTAGTTTCATGGTCTTGAATCGCATCGGAACTGGCGAGAGGCCAAAGAGCTCTATTCGCAGAACCACGCTTAAGATAAGCAATATGAATCAATTGACATTCATGCGGCAGATTAATGTAAGTGAAGAGGAGCGTCACAAAGTGCGAATTGAACGCATGAGTGTGGCGAATAGTTTTCGCAG ATTGGGTAATCTAGAGTATCGCAAGTTAAACTATGATAAGGCAATTGATTACTATTCAAAGGGTTTGAATTATATTGTCGACTCGCCAGTTCTTTATGTGAATCGTAGTCTGTGCAACATCAA AAAACGAGAATATAAACGTGCTCTATTAGATCTGGATCATGTGCTTAACAACCTAGATGAGATCTGTTTACGAGCTTTACTTTATAAAGCCGGCACCTTGAAGCGAATGAATAACGAAACTGGCTTTGAACAATGCGTTCAAACAGCGCGACGTTATCATAGATCAGAGTCGACAtatattgattattttttagaCAAAATGCGTTCAGATTTCtag
- the LOC132785295 gene encoding tetratricopeptide repeat protein 12-like, producing the protein MTFMRQIDISDEERKIARRERLHIATSFRRLGNAEYRKTNYDQAIKLYSQGLNYIVDSPVLYVNRSLCYIKKREYKRALIDLDYVLNQLDSNCVQALLYKAGALKRMNNEDGFEECVANARRYNRSKSEYIDYFLDKMRTDFLKSSHVTQNIND; encoded by the exons ATGACATTTATGCGACAGATTGATATCAGCGACGAAGAGCGCAAAATAGCCCGAAGAGAACGCCTTCATATTGCCACCAGTTTTCGCAg ATTGGGAAATGCGGAATATCGTAAGACAAACTATGATCAAGCTATTAAGTTATATAGTCAAGGTTTGAACTATATTGTTGATTCTCCAGTTCTCTATGTCAATCGCAGTCTGTGCTATATAAA AAAACGTGAATACAAACGTGCCCTGATCGATCTAGACTATGTTCTCAATCAATTGGATAGCAACTGTGTGCAGGCATTACTCTATAAAGCTGGAGCTCTAAAGCGCATGAATAATGAAGATGGTTTCGAAGAGTGCGTAGCAAATGCTCGCCGATATAATAGATCAAAGTCCGAATACATTGACTATTTTCTTGACAAAATGCGAACTGATTTTTTAAAGAGCTCACATgttacacaaaatataaacgaTTAA
- the LOC132786428 gene encoding tetratricopeptide repeat protein 12-like isoform X2, with product MSAHRHSELHEDFLLKPSKVDDVIKLLNEIAKSSKDKTEVDISAGVTDTSFMVLNRIGTGERPKSSIRRTTLKISNMNQLTFMRQINVSEEERHKVRIERMSVANSFRRLGNLEYRKLNYDKAIDYYSKGLNYIVDSPVLYVNRSLCNIKSGSCA from the exons ATGTCTGCGCACAGACACAGCGAGTTGCATGAGGATTTCCTATTGAAACCCTCAAAGGTCGATGATGTCATTAAATTGCTCAACGAAATTGCCAAAAGCAGCAAGGATAAGACTGAAGTGGACATCAGTGCAGGAGTTACGGACACTAGTTTCATGGTCTTGAATCGCATCGGAACTGGCGAGAGGCCAAAGAGCTCTATTCGCAGAACCACGCTTAAGATAAGCAATATGAATCAATTGACATTCATGCGGCAGATTAATGTAAGTGAAGAGGAGCGTCACAAAGTGCGAATTGAACGCATGAGTGTGGCGAATAGTTTTCGCAG ATTGGGTAATCTAGAGTATCGCAAGTTAAACTATGATAAGGCAATTGATTACTATTCAAAGGGTTTGAATTATATTGTCGACTCGCCAGTTCTTTATGTGAATCGTAGTCTGTGCAACATCAA ATCTGGATCATGTGCTTAA